The following are encoded in a window of Petrotoga sp. 9PW.55.5.1 genomic DNA:
- a CDS encoding HU family DNA-binding protein, which produces MNKKELVDAFAKKAGVTKKDAETYIDSFVDVVSEALGQGEEVKLVGFGTFKVQKRAARKGVNPQTGKPIKIPEKMVPKFVPGKELKDMVK; this is translated from the coding sequence GTGAATAAGAAAGAGTTAGTTGATGCTTTCGCAAAAAAAGCTGGGGTAACAAAGAAAGATGCTGAAACCTACATTGATTCATTCGTTGATGTAGTGTCAGAGGCTTTAGGTCAAGGGGAAGAGGTTAAGTTAGTTGGATTTGGAACTTTCAAAGTTCAGAAGAGAGCTGCCAGAAAAGGAGTCAATCCACAAACTGGTAAACCTATAAAAATTCCTGAAAAGATGGTTCCAAAATTTGTTCCAGGTAAAGAATTAAAAGATATGGTAAAGTAA
- a CDS encoding protein-L-isoaspartate(D-aspartate) O-methyltransferase, translated as MNLEEENRNMVKYQLKNRGIHDEKVLNAFLKVKRHLFVPKSLEKYAYDDCPLPIGEGQTISQPYIIAFMLQILEIDKDDIVLEIGTGSGYQTALLAEIAPYVYSIERNESLAKNAKKKLEKLGYKNIKIVVGDGTMGWPDEEIKFDKIIVSASAPSVPDPLLKQLKEEGKMVIPIGSRTFQHLNIITKNKDGSIKVEYSDGCMFVPLLGKYGWQM; from the coding sequence ATGAACCTTGAAGAAGAAAACAGAAATATGGTGAAATATCAGCTAAAAAATAGAGGAATACACGATGAAAAAGTTTTAAACGCCTTTTTAAAAGTTAAAAGACATCTTTTTGTTCCAAAAAGTCTCGAAAAGTATGCCTATGATGATTGCCCTTTGCCGATTGGTGAGGGGCAAACTATTTCTCAACCGTATATTATTGCTTTTATGCTTCAAATTTTGGAAATAGATAAAGACGATATCGTTTTAGAAATAGGTACAGGCTCTGGGTATCAAACCGCGTTGTTAGCTGAAATTGCTCCCTACGTTTATTCTATAGAAAGAAATGAAAGTTTGGCAAAAAATGCTAAGAAAAAGTTAGAAAAGCTGGGATATAAAAATATTAAGATTGTAGTAGGGGATGGAACTATGGGATGGCCAGATGAGGAAATTAAATTTGATAAAATAATTGTTTCTGCAAGTGCCCCATCTGTACCTGATCCATTATTAAAACAGCTAAAAGAAGAAGGAAAGATGGTAATACCCATTGGATCTAGAACTTTCCAACATTTGAATATTATAACAAAAAATAAGGATGGCAGTATAAAAGTTGAATATTCCGATGGATGTATGTTTGTACCATTACTAGGAAAATACGGTTGGCAAATGTAA
- a CDS encoding bifunctional dihydroorotate dehydrogenase B NAD binding subunit/NADPH-dependent glutamate synthase: protein MFVISEKVELTKGVFSLWVEAPKIAKHAQPGQFVIVIAEEDGERIPLTIVDQKEDKIRLIFQVVGKSTQKMSEIENGDSFAHVVGPLGMPSEIDYYGNVLLIGGGIGVAPIYPIMKALKEKGNRVISILGARNADLVIMEKEFRQIADKVIITTDDGSKGMKGLVTNGMKKIVAEGEKIDKAWAIGPVIMMKFATKTAQELGFPIIVSLNPIMVDGTGMCGGCRVTVGDSVKFACVDGPEFNGELVEWDELLKRLGQYKVEEKSSLEEKKRRKPKKILKNKVPVKKQPPEVRKNNFQEVAYGYCLEEAMMEAERCLQCPDQTYNCIKGCPVGIDIRGFIREIREGNLSKSAEILKSYNNLPAICGRVCPQENQCEGLCTLGKTGAFEPVAIGRLERFVADWERVQRKNEDNKDTFNLNNTKGKIAVVGSGPAGLTTAADLAKMGYYVKIFEALNKPGGVLTYGIPEFRLPKDIVFEEVEYVKSLGVEIETDVVVGKTITVDELREEYDAIFIGTGAGTPKFLNIPGENLNGVYSSSEFLTRVNLMKAYEFPFVDTPVKKGKNVVVVGGGNVAMDASRSALRLGAENVTVVYRRSEQEMPARREEYENAVEEGINFMWLTNPIECSGDEVGNLTSVICQKMKLGEPDSSGRRRPIPIENSLVEIPADLFIVAIGQESNKVLLNAFPELKLNKWGYIEADPETLATSIEGVYAGGDIVTGAATVIEAMGAGKKAAKAIDDYISSRVGKV from the coding sequence ATGTTTGTAATTTCTGAAAAAGTAGAATTGACAAAAGGAGTTTTCAGTCTCTGGGTGGAAGCACCAAAAATTGCCAAACATGCACAACCTGGGCAATTTGTCATAGTAATAGCTGAAGAAGATGGCGAAAGAATCCCATTAACGATTGTAGATCAGAAAGAAGACAAGATAAGACTTATTTTTCAGGTCGTTGGGAAAAGTACTCAAAAGATGTCAGAGATTGAAAACGGAGATTCATTTGCACATGTCGTTGGCCCTTTGGGGATGCCTTCAGAGATAGATTATTACGGAAATGTTTTGTTAATTGGTGGAGGGATAGGAGTAGCTCCCATTTATCCTATTATGAAAGCCTTAAAAGAGAAAGGAAATAGAGTTATATCCATTTTAGGAGCAAGAAACGCTGATCTTGTTATAATGGAAAAAGAGTTCAGGCAAATAGCGGATAAAGTAATTATCACAACAGATGATGGTTCTAAGGGGATGAAAGGACTTGTTACTAATGGTATGAAAAAAATAGTAGCAGAGGGAGAAAAGATAGATAAAGCTTGGGCGATAGGACCAGTAATTATGATGAAATTTGCAACAAAAACAGCTCAAGAATTAGGTTTTCCTATAATAGTTTCTTTGAATCCTATAATGGTAGACGGAACTGGCATGTGCGGTGGATGCAGAGTTACAGTAGGAGATAGTGTGAAGTTTGCTTGTGTTGATGGACCTGAGTTCAATGGTGAATTAGTTGAATGGGACGAACTTTTAAAAAGATTAGGGCAGTATAAGGTTGAAGAAAAAAGCTCTTTGGAAGAAAAAAAGCGAAGAAAACCTAAAAAGATTTTAAAAAATAAGGTTCCTGTAAAGAAACAACCACCTGAAGTCAGAAAGAATAATTTTCAAGAGGTTGCATACGGTTACTGTTTAGAAGAAGCAATGATGGAAGCAGAAAGATGCTTGCAATGTCCTGATCAAACGTACAACTGTATAAAAGGCTGTCCGGTAGGTATAGATATAAGAGGATTTATAAGAGAAATAAGGGAAGGAAATCTTTCAAAATCCGCTGAAATTTTAAAAAGCTATAATAATTTACCGGCTATATGTGGTAGAGTTTGTCCTCAAGAGAATCAGTGTGAAGGTTTATGTACCTTAGGTAAAACTGGAGCATTTGAACCTGTTGCTATAGGAAGATTAGAACGATTTGTAGCTGACTGGGAAAGAGTTCAAAGAAAAAATGAAGATAATAAAGACACATTTAATTTGAATAATACTAAAGGAAAGATTGCGGTAGTGGGATCTGGACCCGCAGGATTAACTACGGCAGCTGATTTAGCAAAAATGGGTTACTACGTTAAAATATTTGAAGCATTGAATAAACCAGGTGGGGTACTTACGTATGGAATTCCAGAATTCAGACTTCCAAAAGATATTGTTTTTGAGGAAGTAGAGTATGTTAAATCTTTGGGAGTAGAGATTGAAACTGATGTTGTAGTAGGTAAAACAATTACAGTAGATGAACTAAGAGAAGAATACGACGCTATTTTCATTGGTACAGGGGCAGGAACTCCGAAGTTTTTAAATATCCCTGGAGAAAATTTAAATGGTGTTTACTCATCCAGTGAATTTCTAACAAGGGTAAATTTGATGAAGGCTTATGAATTTCCCTTTGTAGATACACCTGTTAAGAAGGGTAAAAATGTTGTGGTTGTAGGTGGTGGAAACGTAGCTATGGATGCATCAAGATCCGCACTTAGACTTGGAGCAGAAAATGTAACAGTAGTCTATAGAAGAAGCGAACAAGAAATGCCTGCAAGAAGGGAAGAATACGAAAATGCTGTAGAAGAAGGAATTAATTTCATGTGGCTAACTAACCCAATAGAATGTTCTGGAGATGAAGTTGGGAATTTAACAAGTGTAATTTGTCAAAAAATGAAGTTAGGTGAGCCTGACTCATCAGGAAGAAGAAGACCTATTCCCATAGAAAACAGTTTGGTAGAAATTCCTGCAGACCTATTCATTGTTGCTATTGGGCAAGAATCAAACAAAGTTTTGTTAAATGCCTTTCCCGAACTAAAATTAAATAAGTGGGGTTATATAGAAGCTGATCCAGAAACACTCGCTACGTCTATAGAAGGAGTATATGCAGGAGGAGATATAGTGACAGGTGCAGCTACTGTAATAGAAGCCATGGGAGCAGGTAAAAAAGCTGCGAAGGCTATAGATGACTATATTTCATCGAGGGTAGGAAAAGTTTAA
- a CDS encoding nitroreductase family protein, which produces MNFRDIIKQRRTIRKFKQTPIDKEILKELVDCARLAPCASNKQPLEFIVVDEKEICDKIFENTGWAGYIAPKGTPKEGERPTAYIVILVNKSRATKWIGHDVGAAFENIVLAGWELGIGSCIIGSVKKDNVKKILNVPDDYEVDTIVALGYKGHDSTVVDNDETVKYYMDEKGDFHVPKRPLEKVIHFDRF; this is translated from the coding sequence ATGAATTTTCGTGATATTATCAAGCAAAGAAGAACCATTAGAAAGTTTAAACAAACGCCTATTGACAAAGAAATTTTAAAAGAATTAGTTGACTGTGCAAGGTTAGCTCCTTGTGCTTCAAACAAGCAACCATTAGAGTTTATTGTAGTTGATGAAAAGGAAATATGCGATAAAATTTTTGAAAATACCGGATGGGCAGGATACATTGCCCCAAAGGGAACACCTAAAGAAGGAGAAAGGCCTACAGCTTATATCGTTATATTAGTTAATAAGTCAAGAGCCACAAAATGGATAGGCCACGATGTTGGGGCAGCATTTGAAAATATTGTTTTAGCTGGTTGGGAATTAGGAATAGGAAGTTGCATAATAGGTTCAGTTAAAAAAGATAACGTAAAAAAGATTTTAAATGTCCCAGATGATTATGAGGTAGATACCATTGTCGCTTTAGGGTATAAAGGGCATGATTCTACTGTAGTAGATAACGATGAGACTGTGAAATATTACATGGATGAGAAGGGTGACTTTCACGTTCCTAAAAGACCTCTTGAAAAAGTAATTCATTTTGATAGGTTTTAA
- the surE gene encoding 5'/3'-nucleotidase SurE — protein sequence MNILLSNDDGIMSPGIITLKKYLEEKHKVYVSAPDIERSATGHGITVRNPLWAKKVKFGDTFFGHAVNGTPADCVKIGLEAIYKDIKFDIVISGINRGANLGTDILYSGTVSAALEGAVNGYPSIAVSCVDFSEPNFEDAAKVVLDILEKMEIKFWPEFTTLNVNVPKIPYDEIKGIKVTRQSKRRYEDYFEERKDPFGNSYYWMLGNIIEDDKDPNSDYHVIQEGYVSVTPLSVFLTKYDFINDLKSILEV from the coding sequence ATGAATATACTACTTTCTAATGATGATGGAATTATGTCTCCAGGCATCATTACATTAAAAAAGTACTTAGAAGAAAAACACAAGGTTTATGTATCTGCTCCAGATATAGAAAGAAGTGCCACCGGACACGGGATTACTGTTAGAAATCCCCTTTGGGCAAAGAAAGTAAAATTTGGAGACACCTTTTTTGGACATGCAGTAAATGGTACTCCTGCTGATTGCGTTAAAATTGGATTGGAGGCAATATATAAAGATATAAAATTCGATATAGTGATTTCAGGCATTAATCGAGGCGCTAACTTAGGAACGGATATATTATATTCAGGCACTGTTTCAGCAGCACTTGAAGGAGCTGTCAACGGTTATCCTTCAATAGCTGTTTCTTGTGTGGATTTTTCTGAACCAAACTTTGAGGACGCAGCCAAGGTAGTTTTAGATATTTTAGAAAAGATGGAAATTAAATTTTGGCCTGAATTTACTACCTTGAATGTAAACGTGCCAAAGATACCGTATGATGAAATTAAAGGAATAAAGGTTACAAGGCAAAGTAAAAGAAGGTACGAAGACTATTTTGAAGAGAGAAAGGATCCTTTTGGAAATTCATATTACTGGATGTTAGGTAATATTATAGAAGACGATAAGGATCCAAATTCTGATTATCATGTAATACAAGAGGGATATGTATCCGTAACTCCATTGAGTGTTTTCCTTACCAAATACGATTTTATAAATGATTTAAAGTCAATATTGGAGGTGTAA